From Pelagicoccus albus, the proteins below share one genomic window:
- a CDS encoding DEAD/DEAH box helicase encodes MSFPLEPATDTKDPDILLERFLDYAAEKGIELYPAQEEAILEIFAGKHLILNTPTGSGKSLVAAAMHYYSASLGRRSVYTCPIKALVNEKFLSLCRDFGPDNVGMMTGDASVNRDAPILCCTAEILSNIALRDGEKAKVHDVIMDEFHYYSDHERGVAWQVPLLTLPQAKFLLISATLGETAFFARGLEDLTGVECVTVSSKERPVPLEFDYLEIPMVEALEKLKESNKLPCYIVHFTQKAASDTAQNLLSFNACSKEEKAILKEELKGVEFTSPFGKEIKKYLLSGIGLHHAGLLPKYRVLVEKFAQRGLLKFICGTDTLGVGVNVPIRTVLFTQLCKYGGRKTSILSARDFHQISGRAGRKGYDDRGYVIALAPEHVIENKRAEIRAGNDAKKKKKLVKKKPPAKGYVQWDEETYTKLQNAPSEPLESRFQVSHGMLLNVLSREGDGCRAMRNLINDSHNLPGSKPALRKKAFQLFRALVEREIIEIAPPGNGGQKLTVNVELQDDFSLNQTLSLYCIDTLQLLDEKDPEYALKLLSLAESILENPDTILRKQLDKLKTEKMAEMKADGIEYDERIEKLEAMEYPKPEADFIYETFNDFASKHPWVGSENIKPKSIAREMFERYSSFSDYIKLYGLERAEGLVLRHITNVYRVLENTIPEGFRDDQVDEMIIYFEHLLRNVDSSLIDEWELLRNPDYQVDSQGADSLPDTERAKDITRDKANFTRLIRNEIFSFLSLLAAGRYKDLEDNYDLSPLFTDTHDETPKWMDVELENRMESFYESRSWIRLDPAARNKEHTHSSVSDDRLTWTVEQMIIDPEEMNDWALKVSVDIPASSQEGKVIFSLLSLAPVA; translated from the coding sequence TTGTCTTTTCCGCTAGAGCCCGCCACCGATACCAAAGATCCGGACATTCTTCTGGAACGTTTTCTGGATTACGCCGCCGAGAAAGGAATCGAACTCTATCCGGCCCAAGAGGAAGCCATCCTGGAGATATTCGCTGGGAAGCACCTGATTCTGAATACACCAACGGGCTCGGGCAAATCCCTAGTGGCGGCGGCGATGCACTACTACTCCGCATCCCTCGGACGTCGCTCGGTTTATACCTGCCCGATCAAGGCCCTCGTCAACGAGAAGTTCTTGTCTCTTTGCCGCGATTTTGGACCAGATAACGTGGGCATGATGACCGGTGACGCATCCGTAAATCGCGACGCTCCGATTCTTTGCTGCACCGCTGAAATCCTATCCAATATCGCCCTGCGAGACGGGGAGAAAGCGAAAGTCCATGATGTCATCATGGACGAATTTCACTACTATTCAGACCATGAGCGCGGTGTCGCCTGGCAGGTGCCTTTGCTGACATTGCCTCAAGCGAAGTTTCTATTGATCTCCGCCACCCTTGGGGAGACCGCCTTTTTCGCCCGAGGGCTGGAAGATTTGACCGGTGTCGAATGTGTAACCGTATCCAGTAAAGAACGACCTGTTCCCTTGGAATTCGACTATCTGGAGATACCGATGGTCGAAGCGTTGGAAAAGCTCAAGGAGTCCAACAAGCTCCCTTGCTACATCGTCCACTTCACCCAGAAGGCGGCTTCAGACACGGCCCAAAATCTTCTGAGTTTCAATGCCTGCAGCAAAGAGGAGAAAGCGATCCTGAAAGAGGAGCTAAAAGGAGTGGAATTCACCAGCCCCTTCGGCAAAGAAATCAAAAAGTACCTCCTTTCAGGAATTGGCCTCCACCACGCCGGCTTGCTCCCAAAGTATCGGGTCCTCGTCGAAAAGTTCGCCCAACGAGGATTGCTCAAATTCATCTGTGGCACGGATACTCTCGGAGTCGGCGTCAACGTGCCTATCCGCACCGTGCTCTTCACCCAGCTTTGCAAGTACGGTGGACGGAAGACTTCGATCCTATCTGCTAGAGACTTCCACCAAATCTCCGGTCGTGCGGGACGAAAAGGGTATGACGATCGCGGATACGTTATCGCACTCGCTCCCGAGCATGTCATCGAAAACAAGCGGGCCGAGATTCGAGCCGGAAACGACGCCAAGAAAAAGAAAAAGCTCGTTAAGAAAAAGCCTCCCGCCAAGGGCTATGTCCAGTGGGATGAGGAAACGTATACCAAACTTCAAAACGCTCCTTCCGAGCCACTGGAGTCCCGTTTTCAAGTCTCCCACGGAATGTTGCTAAACGTCTTAAGTCGCGAGGGAGACGGTTGCCGCGCCATGCGGAACTTGATCAACGACTCCCATAATCTCCCCGGCTCCAAGCCCGCCCTTCGCAAAAAGGCATTTCAGCTTTTCCGCGCTCTCGTTGAACGCGAGATTATCGAGATAGCCCCGCCGGGAAACGGTGGTCAAAAGCTCACCGTCAACGTCGAGCTACAGGACGATTTCTCGCTCAACCAAACCCTATCGCTCTACTGTATCGATACGCTGCAGCTTCTGGACGAAAAAGATCCTGAATACGCCTTGAAACTGCTCAGTCTCGCTGAATCCATCTTGGAGAATCCTGACACCATCCTGCGAAAGCAATTGGATAAGCTAAAAACGGAAAAGATGGCAGAGATGAAAGCCGATGGTATCGAGTACGACGAACGTATCGAGAAATTGGAGGCGATGGAATACCCTAAACCTGAAGCCGACTTCATCTACGAAACCTTCAATGACTTCGCCAGCAAACACCCCTGGGTCGGTTCGGAGAATATCAAGCCCAAGTCCATCGCCCGCGAAATGTTCGAACGCTACAGCAGCTTTTCGGACTACATCAAACTCTACGGCCTGGAACGAGCGGAAGGGCTAGTTCTACGTCATATCACCAACGTTTACCGTGTACTGGAAAACACCATACCAGAGGGATTTCGGGACGATCAGGTGGACGAGATGATCATCTACTTCGAGCACCTTCTGAGGAACGTGGATTCGAGCCTGATCGATGAATGGGAGCTACTTCGAAACCCAGATTATCAAGTCGACTCCCAAGGTGCAGACTCTTTGCCAGATACCGAGCGAGCCAAGGATATAACGCGGGACAAAGCGAATTTCACCCGTTTGATTCGCAATGAGATTTTCAGTTTCCTCAGTCTTCTGGCAGCCGGTCGTTACAAGGACCTAGAAGACAACTACGACTTGAGTCCCCTGTTTACGGACACTCATGACGAAACGCCGAAATGGATGGACGTGGAATTGGAGAACCGAATGGAGTCCTTCTATGAATCGAGGTCTTGGATACGTCTCGATCCAGCGGCCCGAAACAAGGAACACACCCACTCAAGCGTTTCCGACGATCGTCTAACCTGGACAGTCGAACAAATGATCATCGACCCAGAGGAAATGAATGACTGGGCCCTAAAAGTGAGCGTGGACATTCCTGCATCCAGCCAGGAGGGAAAAGTCATCTTCTCCCTACTTTCCTTAGCTCCAGTGGCCTAG
- a CDS encoding 5-(carboxyamino)imidazole ribonucleotide synthase, protein MIAPGSTIGILGGGQLGRMTGQAARSLGYGFVVFEPEERCPAGHVAGLEINAKYSDETALDLLAQSSDVVTYEFENVPVGATHALKEKVTLHPRPEILHICQNREREKNFLQDSGLPCAPFAIVDSLEDLEAALEKIGTPAVLKTAAFGYDGKGQLKIGTDKPDTAAIWKEFGGHRAVLEGWMDFSMEISVLVAANEQGEVATFPVAENIHTNHILGYSIVPARISDEMRNQAEELAKEIARKLGLVGLLGVELFVLRDGTLAVNELAPRPHNSGHYTIDACVTSQFEQFVRAVCGLPLGSTELLSPVTMVNILGDAWTGRQPDFASLLKNPKAKLHLYGKAQARPGRKMGHFCVLGESAEESYQTAQSLKKSL, encoded by the coding sequence ATGATAGCTCCCGGATCAACAATCGGCATCCTAGGTGGCGGACAATTGGGCCGCATGACCGGACAGGCTGCCCGTTCTCTCGGCTACGGCTTCGTCGTATTCGAGCCAGAAGAACGTTGCCCAGCCGGGCACGTAGCTGGGCTCGAAATCAATGCTAAGTACTCGGACGAAACCGCACTCGACCTTTTGGCCCAGTCTTCGGACGTCGTTACCTACGAATTCGAAAACGTCCCCGTCGGAGCAACCCACGCTCTAAAGGAAAAGGTGACCTTGCATCCGCGGCCGGAGATATTGCACATCTGCCAAAACCGCGAGCGTGAGAAGAATTTCTTGCAGGACTCAGGCCTGCCTTGCGCTCCTTTCGCCATCGTCGACTCGCTCGAGGATTTGGAAGCCGCTCTGGAGAAAATCGGAACACCCGCTGTTTTGAAAACCGCCGCCTTTGGATACGACGGCAAGGGCCAGCTTAAAATCGGTACCGACAAACCGGATACCGCCGCGATCTGGAAAGAATTTGGCGGGCACCGCGCCGTTCTAGAGGGCTGGATGGATTTCTCCATGGAGATTTCGGTTCTCGTCGCTGCCAATGAGCAGGGCGAAGTCGCAACCTTTCCGGTAGCCGAAAACATTCACACCAACCACATCCTCGGCTACTCCATCGTACCAGCCCGCATCTCGGACGAAATGCGGAATCAAGCGGAAGAGCTCGCTAAGGAGATCGCCCGCAAACTCGGACTAGTTGGTCTTTTGGGCGTTGAGCTATTCGTGCTTCGCGATGGAACCTTGGCTGTTAACGAGCTCGCTCCTCGCCCGCACAATTCCGGGCACTACACAATCGACGCCTGCGTGACTTCCCAATTCGAGCAATTCGTGCGAGCCGTCTGCGGGCTTCCGCTCGGTTCCACCGAGCTGCTAAGCCCAGTCACCATGGTCAACATTTTGGGTGACGCCTGGACTGGCAGACAGCCGGATTTCGCAAGCTTGCTGAAAAACCCGAAGGCCAAACTTCACTTGTACGGCAAAGCCCAAGCTCGCCCGGGTAGAAAGATGGGACACTTTTGTGTATTGGGAGAATCCGCAGAGGAATCTTACCAAACGGCCCAAAGCTTGAAGAAAAGCCTTTGA
- a CDS encoding SulP family inorganic anion transporter, producing the protein MLKSTFKENWISNAPRDLLAGTVVALALIPEAIAFSIIAGVDPKVGLYASFSIAVITAFAGGRPGMISAATGAMALLMVDLVKDHGLQYLFAATVLTGILQLVAGFLKLGDSLKFVSKSVMTGFVNALAILIFMAQLPEFVGQDWRMYSMVAGGLGIIYLLPLVTKSVPSPLVCIIVLTALSLFFDMDYLRTVGDMGELPSAFPPFLIPNVPLNLETLLIILPYSAPMAVVGLLESLMTSTIVDELTDSESDKNRECKGQGVANLVTGFFSGMAGCAMIGQSVINVKSGGRGRLSTLWAGIFLLILILLLDEWVSRIPMAALVAVMIMVSIGTFSWRSLINLKTHPKFTSFVMLATVTVVVFTHNLAYGVMVGVLLSALSFAHKVAQLVDVSSFREPNTQERTYIVNGQLFFVSASGFSKAFDFSEVLKKVTIDVSRAHFWDLSAVSSLDKVVLKFRREGTEVEILGLNEASATIVGKLAVHDKAGASNELGGH; encoded by the coding sequence ATGTTAAAGAGCACCTTCAAAGAGAATTGGATATCGAACGCGCCGCGAGATCTGCTAGCCGGCACGGTAGTGGCTTTGGCCCTCATACCTGAGGCGATCGCCTTCTCGATCATCGCCGGAGTAGATCCCAAGGTGGGTCTTTACGCGTCTTTCAGTATCGCAGTCATCACTGCCTTTGCAGGAGGCCGACCGGGAATGATCTCCGCTGCGACCGGCGCGATGGCTCTACTAATGGTCGATCTGGTCAAGGATCATGGTTTGCAATACCTTTTTGCCGCCACAGTGCTAACCGGTATACTCCAATTGGTCGCTGGATTTCTGAAACTGGGCGACTCGCTGAAGTTCGTATCGAAGTCCGTCATGACTGGATTCGTCAATGCCTTGGCCATCCTCATCTTCATGGCTCAGCTTCCGGAATTCGTGGGCCAAGACTGGCGGATGTATAGCATGGTCGCGGGAGGACTTGGAATAATTTATCTGCTTCCGCTCGTCACCAAGAGCGTGCCCTCCCCCCTCGTTTGCATAATCGTTCTCACCGCCTTGTCCCTATTCTTCGACATGGACTATCTTCGCACCGTGGGAGACATGGGCGAGCTTCCATCCGCCTTCCCTCCTTTCCTTATCCCGAACGTACCTCTAAACCTTGAGACGCTGCTCATTATCCTGCCCTACTCCGCTCCCATGGCTGTGGTTGGTCTACTTGAGTCGCTTATGACTTCTACCATCGTAGACGAATTGACCGACTCGGAAAGCGACAAGAATCGGGAGTGTAAAGGTCAAGGCGTCGCGAACTTGGTTACCGGATTCTTCAGCGGCATGGCAGGGTGCGCCATGATTGGCCAATCCGTGATCAACGTTAAGTCTGGCGGGCGCGGACGCCTCTCTACCCTTTGGGCGGGTATCTTCCTCCTAATTCTTATTCTGCTGCTGGACGAGTGGGTCAGTCGGATTCCCATGGCCGCTCTGGTTGCGGTCATGATCATGGTATCGATCGGTACCTTCAGTTGGAGATCTTTGATCAATCTCAAAACGCATCCAAAATTCACTTCCTTTGTGATGCTTGCCACCGTCACCGTCGTCGTTTTCACCCATAATTTGGCTTACGGCGTGATGGTTGGAGTCCTGCTAAGCGCCCTCTCCTTCGCTCACAAAGTCGCCCAATTGGTCGACGTATCCAGTTTCCGCGAGCCAAATACGCAGGAGCGGACCTACATCGTGAACGGGCAATTGTTCTTCGTCTCGGCATCCGGATTCTCCAAAGCCTTCGACTTCTCCGAAGTCCTTAAGAAAGTGACCATCGACGTCTCCCGCGCCCACTTCTGGGACTTATCCGCGGTTTCCTCCCTGGATAAAGTGGTTTTGAAGTTCCGACGTGAAGGAACTGAGGTAGAAATCCTTGGCCTTAACGAGGCAAGCGCTACCATAGTGGGCAAGCTAGCGGTTCATGATAAGGCAGGAGCATCTAACGAGCTCGGCGGACACTAG
- the purE gene encoding 5-(carboxyamino)imidazole ribonucleotide mutase, whose protein sequence is MSENKPLVGIIMGSNSDWPTISQAADILDSFGVPYEAEVVSAHRTPEKMYEYAKSAKARGLKCIIAGAGGAAHLPGMVSALTTLPVLGVPVESKSLKGMDSLLSIVQMPGGVPTATFAIGAAGAKNAGLYATSILALSDESLSDKLDDFRKQQRVKVESMKL, encoded by the coding sequence ATGTCAGAAAACAAACCACTTGTCGGAATCATAATGGGCAGCAACTCAGACTGGCCCACCATCTCTCAGGCAGCAGACATCCTCGACTCTTTTGGCGTGCCCTATGAGGCGGAAGTCGTTTCAGCCCACCGCACCCCAGAGAAGATGTATGAGTACGCGAAATCAGCCAAGGCTCGCGGCCTGAAGTGCATCATCGCCGGAGCTGGAGGAGCCGCCCACTTGCCCGGCATGGTCTCGGCTTTGACCACCTTGCCTGTCCTCGGAGTTCCCGTAGAATCCAAGTCGCTCAAAGGCATGGACTCGCTGCTCTCCATTGTTCAAATGCCAGGCGGCGTGCCCACTGCGACCTTTGCGATCGGAGCCGCCGGAGCCAAAAACGCCGGCCTCTACGCGACTTCCATTTTGGCCCTCTCGGATGAATCCCTTTCCGACAAGCTAGACGACTTTCGTAAGCAGCAGCGGGTGAAGGTCGAATCGATGAAACTCTAA
- a CDS encoding ThuA domain-containing protein — translation MIKVLLLTGQSNQWHNWRVSSRALEKALQSNPLFEVETLVSPSAGEDFSDFSPVWGNFDAVVMDYEGDEWPETVKQGFVDYMAQGGGLVAFHASDNAFPDWPEFNEMIGVGGWGGRDEKSGPKVRWREGEMVLDPGPGEAMHPAPFEYTLDTRAPEHPVMRGLPSSWLHAIDEQYSQLRGPAKNLTVLATAIAGPEVEGGTGEHEPMLMAIEFGKGRIFHTTLGHVGANDEETTLAMRCAGFETTLSRGLEWAATGSVTQEIPADFPSGDTVSLR, via the coding sequence ATGATCAAAGTTCTCCTTCTAACCGGACAATCGAATCAATGGCACAATTGGCGAGTCAGCAGCCGAGCTCTCGAAAAGGCTCTCCAGTCGAATCCACTGTTTGAAGTCGAGACCTTGGTTTCGCCTTCCGCAGGAGAAGACTTCTCCGACTTCTCGCCAGTTTGGGGCAATTTTGATGCGGTGGTGATGGACTACGAAGGGGACGAGTGGCCGGAAACGGTGAAGCAGGGCTTCGTAGATTACATGGCTCAAGGAGGAGGTCTCGTTGCGTTTCATGCGTCCGATAACGCTTTCCCCGATTGGCCGGAATTCAATGAAATGATCGGTGTCGGCGGCTGGGGTGGGCGTGATGAAAAGTCAGGGCCCAAAGTTCGCTGGCGGGAAGGGGAAATGGTTCTAGACCCTGGCCCCGGAGAAGCCATGCATCCAGCTCCTTTCGAATACACGTTAGACACGCGAGCTCCTGAGCATCCGGTAATGCGTGGATTGCCCAGCTCGTGGCTACACGCTATTGACGAGCAATATAGTCAGCTCCGTGGCCCTGCCAAAAATCTCACTGTCCTGGCAACAGCGATCGCCGGTCCTGAAGTGGAAGGGGGCACGGGGGAGCACGAGCCTATGCTGATGGCTATTGAATTCGGTAAAGGCCGCATCTTCCATACGACGCTTGGGCACGTGGGCGCCAATGACGAGGAAACCACACTCGCTATGCGCTGCGCGGGATTTGAAACCACGCTCTCTCGAGGTTTGGAATGGGCCGCCACCGGAAGTGTCACCCAAGAGATTCCGGCCGATTTTCCGAGCGGGGATACCGTTTCGCTCCGCTAG
- a CDS encoding universal stress protein, whose translation MKTVLSFTDGSPYAASVYDHSLWAAKQLKSALRIVHTLNPHREKAALADFSGKIGPEAYDSLMDDLVRFDRERARLSQVKGEAILAEALSHAKAGGVEEVDTELRHGLFVDVLEDIQENVDLIVIGKRGQNHAIAMKHLGTNIERTLRVAKCPVLVSARAFKPIKRALLAYDAGPSARKALDYIASNSLFEGVQVDILCVGRETDRTRNEVSDAAEKLRKAGLACESRIIEGEPAKVITSDVDSYGYDLLAMGAYGHSRAKHLLIGSTTATLARDCLVPILMFR comes from the coding sequence ATGAAAACAGTTCTCAGCTTCACCGACGGCTCACCCTACGCAGCCAGCGTCTACGATCATTCCCTCTGGGCTGCCAAGCAGCTTAAAAGCGCCCTCCGCATCGTTCACACTTTGAACCCTCACCGAGAGAAGGCCGCTTTGGCAGACTTCTCCGGAAAGATCGGTCCCGAAGCTTACGATAGCTTGATGGACGACCTTGTTCGCTTCGACCGTGAGCGAGCTCGCCTTTCGCAAGTGAAAGGGGAAGCCATCTTAGCCGAAGCCCTCTCCCACGCCAAAGCAGGCGGTGTAGAAGAGGTAGACACCGAGTTGCGTCACGGACTCTTCGTGGACGTTCTCGAGGATATCCAAGAAAACGTCGACCTGATCGTGATCGGCAAGCGCGGGCAAAACCACGCCATCGCGATGAAGCACCTCGGCACCAATATCGAGCGAACCTTACGGGTCGCAAAATGCCCCGTTCTCGTTTCAGCTCGCGCATTCAAGCCCATCAAAAGAGCCCTGCTCGCCTACGACGCAGGCCCAAGCGCTCGCAAGGCCTTGGACTACATTGCCTCCAATTCTCTTTTCGAGGGCGTGCAGGTTGACATCCTTTGCGTGGGCCGCGAAACAGACCGAACCCGCAACGAGGTGAGCGATGCCGCAGAAAAGCTTCGAAAAGCCGGCCTAGCCTGCGAAAGCCGCATCATCGAAGGCGAGCCCGCAAAAGTGATCACTAGCGACGTTGACAGCTACGGCTACGATCTTCTCGCCATGGGAGCTTACGGACACTCGCGAGCCAAACACCTGCTGATCGGAAGCACCACGGCCACCCTTGCTCGGGACTGCCTTGTGCCGATCCTAATGTTCCGCTAA